Below is a window of Thermoproteota archaeon DNA.
CAGTACCTCTCTGGTTGGGGGAGAAGGTTTTTTGAATATGCAAAAATCCAAGAAATTTAAATTAAAAAATATAAGTAAATTCAAAAATGAGTTTGTAGTTCATTACAGTAAACTGTAAGTTATTATACTAATAGTACAGTAAAATTTTAGATCTTGGCAACAAAAAAGAAATCAAAATCAACTAGTAGAAAATCAAAATCAACTAGTAGAAAATCAAAAGCTACAAAATCAAAATCCAAGAGCAAATCAAAGTCTAAGAAAAAAGCCTTTGGCGGTTATGCAATTAACTTTGGTGGACGAAAAGAAACGGTTGAGCAAGTCTTTGGTAAAAAACCAATTGCACCAAGTGAAATGACAAAGAAAATTTGGGCATTTGTTAAATCAAAGAAACTTTCAAACAAGTAGCTATTACCTTCTTTTTCATTTTCTAATTAACAATTATTAAACTCCGTAATTACACGTGTGTATGTCGACCACTTCCTTACGAAAAGATCACGATCTCATTGAGAAAGTCATTAAATCAATGGATACTACAGTTCAACTCTTAGAAAGTGGTAAATCTATTCCTGAATCAATTCTTTTACCCGTAATAGATTTTTCAAAAAATTTTACTGATGTATGCCATCATAGCAAAGAAGAAAATTCATTTTTCCCTGCATTAGGTAAAGCAGGCATGCCAACTAACATGGGTCCTATTGCTGTTATGCTTATGGAACACGAAAAGTCACGAAAAATTGCATCAAATATGGAACAATCAACCAAAACTTATCTTTCAACTGGAGATGCAACAAAGTTAATCTCAGATATGAAAGAATATGTTGAACATATTACCGAACACCTCTGGAAAGAAAATAATCGTCTTTTCATGATGGCAGAAGCAAGATTGCAATATGTTGCAAAACAAATTGATACCGAATTACATGAGATAGAAGCAAAGAAACTCAAAGAAACTGGTAAGACCAGAGCCGATTATGAAAAAATTGCAGAAGATATTGCTAAACAGATTTCTGAGCAATAAACTAAATTCTTTTGGCCCATCCTCGCTGCACCAATGATTCTATATTTTCCAATTTAATGCAAGCAGGGGTGTTGTTACTTTTCTTTAACACTAATTCATAATCTGGAGGACACTGAATATTTTGTATTAATACTCCTTTTCGATGTTGCTCTAATGGTGGCCGATTACTTCTTTCTGATTTGAAACTATCTTGAATTGATTCTGTAGTGTAATTATCTTTGATTCCAGTTCTTCCATCCAGAGTAAATTTTTCAATATTTTGTCCCACATACCCAGACGCTAAAGTACTGCCATCTCTATACTCGAATTCAATCTCCTCTCCTATGTGTATAATTTTCCCATCAATAGTTCTGGGTATTTTGAGTACAGTATAGAACAAGCCAGTATTTTCACCAGTTTCCCTTAATACAGAAGGTCTTGGCTCAAACGCATCAATTGCTTTTCTGTCACCTAGACTGATTCTAATTTTATCTGATCTAAAAGAAATCAATCCTAATGAATAACTCTCAGCCTTTTCACTGTCTAGATTCAAATCATTATCTGATAAAACAAGTGTAAACGGATGACCTATTCGAAAGGAAGTTGAACTAGATTCTATGGATGGGTTTGCAAGGCCAAATGTTGCCGAATCAGTCACTCTTCTTGAATTTCCAGAATAATCAACAGGATCAGAATATTCTACTTTAATGACATCCCCCTGTAATATGCAGTGCTGTGATGAACCTACTGTGTCATCGAATCTAACTTCTGAGGAACCATCGCCTTCTTTAATTCCTGAAAATGTGATAATTGTTGGACATTTAGAACTCTGAGGACCATCAGTATTTCTTAATCTAATTTCAAACTCAAAAATTCCCGATTGTGGTGAAATCTCTTGGATTGGCCCAAACTGCCTGACCTTTGCTTTCTCTTCCGGAGTACTTGCAAGAGGGTGAGAATCTATTTTTCCATTATTGCTTTTTTCTCCCCCCGCGTATCCTAAAACAACTGATTCTCCTCTCACAACTGATATCTTGATTGGTCCTACTCCTGGCTCTCCTGTGACATCTTGTGCAATGGTATCAATTCCATTGGGTGAGATGTTGAAATCCTGATCAATAACTCTAATGGAAATTTTTAACTCTGAGCCGTCATTTGGAATTGGATAAACATTCTGATCAAATTGAATTTCTGAGGCGTAAACGTTTTGAACTAAACAAAAAATTAGGACAAAAAGAAAAAAACTTGGAACTGTAATAACTTTATTCAATAATCTATCTATGGGTTTTTTCTAATTAGTTTTTTCTACAATATTGAATGTTTTTTGTCTGATTTAGAAAGTTTGTTGCATGTCTTTTTTAATTTCATCAATTTTCTTTGCAAACGCTTTCTTTGCCTTGTCATTCTTCTTTAAATTAAGAACTTTGCCACAGGATGGACATTTGAACATTCCTTCAAGTGCATCTTCAAATGTTACTCTCGGACAATCTTCATTACCACAATGATAAAATTCTGAAGAGTTTTCGTAATCTAATCTTTGTTGTAGTCTCTCTGTAATCTTTTTCTTTTGATTTTCGATAAAATTTTCTACTTCTTCTCTTCTTGATCGCCATCTGTACACAAACCATCCCTTTCTTTCATCCTTGACCCTAATTCCCGTAATCAAAGATTTTCCAAACAAATCATACAGTACTTTTCTTACCATGTTGATTCTCAGACCTGTTGAGCTTGCAATCTCTTCATCTGTAGCATCTTCTGCTTTTAGTAGAGACCTTGCAACTTTGAGATATTCATCTCCCCCAATCATTTGGGCAATTCTTACAAATGGATCTTCGTACTTGTCAATCAACGATTATTTTCTTCTCCATCTATTATTAATCCCTTGTTTTATTCACGATAACCCTTTTGCCTTCATTTGTTGGAATGATCTCTCTTTTGGCATTGGAAAATTTTACATCAAATTGTTTCCCTTTTTGTATTCTGTCTAATAATACTGCCAGTGCACTAATCTCTGAATGTGGTTGGTTGCCAATTGAAACGTTGTAATCAGATAATTCATAAATTTCTCTGGGTACTTTTTCAGCACCGACTACGATTAGTATGTTTGATTCATTTTGAATCTTATCGTCAATTTGGTTTATTTCAGTCCCATACATAGTTAAATGGATAATTTTCACAGAATTCTTCTTTTTTTCTTTTAGTACACTTTTCCAATTTTCAATAAACTCAACTACAAAATCTCCTCCCCAAGTTTCGTTAATTTTCTCTAATGTTTCTTTAATCTCTGGATTCACTTCGTTCATGAAGATTTTTGATGCTCCAAATGCTCTGGAGACCAAAGCAACATGAGTAGTCACTCTGTCGTCTCTGACTACTCTTTGACCTATTCTAAGAACTTCGATTGTCATAAAATTTTTCCAACTCTTCTTTGTATGGATTTTTTATAATTGTTGGAGTTTGCTGACCGTCTAATACTTCCTTGATCAACTCTTTTAATTTTTGAATATTTTCACCAGACTTTGCTGAAACTGGAATCCATTTTTTACTTTCTTCCAATCCAATGCTTTTAATTTTTTCATTTATCTCACTCATATCTACCAAATCTGCTTTGTTCATTGCAAAAATTATTCTATCGGGTTGTACCCCAAGCTCACTCAAAGTTTTATGGCAACTGGCAAATTTTTTTCTCAAGTTAACCCCAGAATCACTAATATCGATCACCACCACTACAACATCTGTAAAAAGTAGTTCTTCTAGTGTTGATCTAAATGCTTCAATCATATATGCCGGAAGTTTACTGATAAAACCTACTGTATCTGAAATTAAAAATGGCACTTGATCAATTGTAACTCTTCTTATGGTTGTTGATAATGTGGTAAATAATTCACTGCTTTGTTCTTTTGTCTCTCCAGTCAAGGCATTAAACAATGTAGTTTTTCCCGCAGATGTATATCCTGCAAGAGAAATTGTTTTGAATCCCTGTCTTTTTCTTGAAACTCTGTGAAGCTCCCTTTGTTTTCCCGCCTTTTCTAATTTTGATTTTACAGTCTGCATTCTATGCTTAATATCATTATGATATGTTTCAACTTCATATTGACCAATTCCCATAAATCCTGGCTGTTCACCAATTTTTGCAAGTCTTACTTTTTCTTTGGCTCTGGACATTTCGTATCTCATTTGTGCTAATTTTACTTGCAAATGTGACTCTGAACTGGAAGCACGGCGCTCAAAAATTTCCAAAATTAGGGTTTCCCTGTCTAGGATATTTCTTCGTAATTTTGATGCAAGGTTATAATTCTGACTCGGTTTTAGAACTTCATCAAAAACTATGACATCGGGATTTAATTTCTGAGCAATAGTGTCTAGCCTTTCAACAATTTCTTCGCTTATTCCATATTTTTGGCGTTGGAGAAATTTCTGCTGTATAATATGCAAGATCTGATATCCTGCAGAATCACACAAAGCTACCGCTTCGTTTTTGATATCATCTTTATCATACGTAATTAGGATAGCTGATTGCATGTGTGGATAGAGTTCATGTCCTTTATCGTATGTTAAAGGTTCGTTTCACTAGGTTTGCTTATTAACTGACGGAATCAAACTCTGATATCTCTTCAAGATGTCAAGGTACTTTGCTATTTTTTGGTCTTCCAATGTATCGGATATTTCTTCCCCTTTGTTTTTGTAAACTATTGTTTGCTTCATGAAATACCAATATTTCCAGAATATATCAAATTACCAATCCTTTTGCGGTATGGTATTTCTAAATTTTTCTGCATGAATATTATCTCAATAACAAGTAGGACGTTGGGCTTCTAAAAAAATTAAGAAGCCCAACATTAGCAGGGGAAAAATGTCCTAATAAAATTAAGATATCGTTTTATATCAGAATACCAACCCAAATGCGGTATGCCTCAGGATCAAGGTACGAGATATGGAAATTTACTATCATACAAATACTATATTCGACCAACTGCTCACCGGCTGTATGGTTCATCATATACTTCAAAAATAAAACATCACGAGAATGTACAAAAATTATTACAAATTTTATTCATAAATGGAACATGTACCACATGGGACATGGCAAAAATTCGATTTCATAATGATATTTCAACAATTAGAACAAAAGAAAAAGAGTTTCGTCGATTACTGATAGGTCGCACTGATAGGGGAAAACATTCGGCAGGAATTTTAGAGCTTGGCCTCGTAGTAAAAGATGGAAAGAGCTACAAAAAAACTCCATCAGATCAATACAGACTATCTTTACACGGAATTTTATTCTGCCTGGATGTTCTTAATCTAAGTAATGCAGATATTGATAAAATGGCAATCCAATATTCAGCGGTTTTGCCCAAAATATTTGGAAAGTGGGAATATCTTAAATCAATTATAGGCGACGATGTATACAAGCTTCAAATCTTATCAAAGGGTTTGCTACTTGATAATCCAAATCTGATTCAAGATTCAAAAATTCCTCTCTATGAACTGATGTCATTTATTCACATAAAATATAGAAGAAACTTTGAATCTATTTCAGAAGAGGATTTGGCAAATCAAATCTCATATTGGTTTTACACATATCTTTTATACACTAGAAAACAAAAAAAGACAAAAATCCATCCAGGAGTTCAAAAATTACATAGGGT
It encodes the following:
- a CDS encoding cation-binding protein; protein product: MSTTSLRKDHDLIEKVIKSMDTTVQLLESGKSIPESILLPVIDFSKNFTDVCHHSKEENSFFPALGKAGMPTNMGPIAVMLMEHEKSRKIASNMEQSTKTYLSTGDATKLISDMKEYVEHITEHLWKENNRLFMMAEARLQYVAKQIDTELHEIEAKKLKETGKTRADYEKIAEDIAKQISEQ
- a CDS encoding transcription factor produces the protein MIDKYEDPFVRIAQMIGGDEYLKVARSLLKAEDATDEEIASSTGLRINMVRKVLYDLFGKSLITGIRVKDERKGWFVYRWRSRREEVENFIENQKKKITERLQQRLDYENSSEFYHCGNEDCPRVTFEDALEGMFKCPSCGKVLNLKKNDKAKKAFAKKIDEIKKDMQQTF
- a CDS encoding tRNA (cytidine(56)-2'-O)-methyltransferase, with amino-acid sequence MTIEVLRIGQRVVRDDRVTTHVALVSRAFGASKIFMNEVNPEIKETLEKINETWGGDFVVEFIENWKSVLKEKKKNSVKIIHLTMYGTEINQIDDKIQNESNILIVVGAEKVPREIYELSDYNVSIGNQPHSEISALAVLLDRIQKGKQFDVKFSNAKREIIPTNEGKRVIVNKTRD
- the hflX gene encoding GTPase HflX — protein: MQSAILITYDKDDIKNEAVALCDSAGYQILHIIQQKFLQRQKYGISEEIVERLDTIAQKLNPDVIVFDEVLKPSQNYNLASKLRRNILDRETLILEIFERRASSSESHLQVKLAQMRYEMSRAKEKVRLAKIGEQPGFMGIGQYEVETYHNDIKHRMQTVKSKLEKAGKQRELHRVSRKRQGFKTISLAGYTSAGKTTLFNALTGETKEQSSELFTTLSTTIRRVTIDQVPFLISDTVGFISKLPAYMIEAFRSTLEELLFTDVVVVVIDISDSGVNLRKKFASCHKTLSELGVQPDRIIFAMNKADLVDMSEINEKIKSIGLEESKKWIPVSAKSGENIQKLKELIKEVLDGQQTPTIIKNPYKEELEKFYDNRSS